AGAGATGTTCCTCGATCTCTTCTACGAGCTGCGGGAAGAAGGGGTTCCCGTCGGGCTCCAGGAATGGCGGATGCTGATGGAGGCCCTCGAGAAGGGACTCCACGGTTCGAGCCTGTTTCGCTTCTACAATCTTTCCCGCGCTTGCCTGATCAAAAGCGAAACCTACTACGACGCTTTTGATCGCGTGTTCGCCCACGTGTTCCACGGTGTCGAAGGCGCGCTCTCGATCGAAGACGAGGTCCTCGAGTGGCTCCAGGACCCCAAGAATTTCCAGGAACTGACGGACGAACAGCGCGCGCTGCTCGAACACCTCGACAGCGACGAGCTGATGCAGCGCTTTCTGGACATCCTCGCCGAGCAAGATGGACGCCACGACGGCGGCGGGAAGTGGGTCGGCACAGGGGGCCGTTCTCCGTTCGGCCACGGTGGCGAGCATCCCACCGGAATTCGCGTGGGCGGTCCGGGCAAGAATCGTTCGGCCATGAAGGTGGCGGAAGATCGCAGGTTCGAAGGCTACCGAACCGACTCCACCCTGAACTTGCGCAACATGAAGCTCGCGCTCAAGCGCTTGCGGCAACTCACCCGAACGGGCCCCGTAACCGAACTCGATCTGGAAGAAACCATCGACGAAACCTGCAAAAATGCGGGTGAGATCGAGCTGGTGTTCCGCCCCGAACGCAAGAACAACATTCGCTTGCTGTTGCTCATGGATGTCGGCGGAACCATGGATCCATACTACGAGCCGATGAGCCGATTGCTCACCGCCCTGCACGAAGAACGCGGCCTGCGCGAGTTCAAGTCCTACTACTTTCACAACTGCATCTACGAGTTGATCTGCACCAACGCAACCCTGGCCCGGCGCGATTCGATCCCGACCGGAGACATGCTGCGCAAGCTCGACGAACGCTGGAAGGTCATGATCGTGGGAGACGCCGCCATGCATCCGGCAGAACTTCTCTCTCCCCGGGGCAACATCAATCCACGCCTCGAATCACAGACCCCGGGAATCGAGTGGCTGAAACGCATCGACGACCACTTCCACCGCACCGTCTGGGTAAACCCCGATCCCCAGAAGATCTGGCAGAGCACCCGGACCACACGCATCGTTGCGGATATGTTCTCGATGTATTCGTTGAGCGTGGACGGCATCTCCGACGCCGTCGGCTCGTTGATCGGTGCCCGGAAGAAGGCGGCGGCCTAGTCGGCGCTACTTCGGAATTAGAAATATTTCTTTTGTGGGTTTGGATGTGACTTTCCTTGGAACGGGGAGGGATTGCGGGGCTTTGGGTGTAAGCC
This window of the Myxococcales bacterium genome carries:
- a CDS encoding VWA domain-containing protein; protein product: MFLDLFYELREEGVPVGLQEWRMLMEALEKGLHGSSLFRFYNLSRACLIKSETYYDAFDRVFAHVFHGVEGALSIEDEVLEWLQDPKNFQELTDEQRALLEHLDSDELMQRFLDILAEQDGRHDGGGKWVGTGGRSPFGHGGEHPTGIRVGGPGKNRSAMKVAEDRRFEGYRTDSTLNLRNMKLALKRLRQLTRTGPVTELDLEETIDETCKNAGEIELVFRPERKNNIRLLLLMDVGGTMDPYYEPMSRLLTALHEERGLREFKSYYFHNCIYELICTNATLARRDSIPTGDMLRKLDERWKVMIVGDAAMHPAELLSPRGNINPRLESQTPGIEWLKRIDDHFHRTVWVNPDPQKIWQSTRTTRIVADMFSMYSLSVDGISDAVGSLIGARKKAAA